AGTGATTTTACAGACGATAGAGATGTGGTTGCCTGTACCGAAAATGGCGGTGTAATCATGCATACGCCGAAATACCTTAACTCCACTAATCTTCAACTTCGTTATGCTGACCTAAAACTTTCTGAAGACGGAAGCATCCAAGGGACCTTAAACACCAAGTTTTATGGAACCCAATATGAGAACCATATGGACGTGATTTTAGCCAACAATAATGATAAGAATAAGCTTCTCACGGAATACTACAATATTGACAATATTAATTTTGATCAGGTAAACTATATTGAACATAAGGAGGAAAATCCATTTATTGAAGAGAACCTGAATATTTTTGTTAAAAATTATGCTGTAAAAAATGGCAATAAACTTTTAATCCAACCTAATCTATTTAATATGCGTTCCAATATCCCTGAAAGCAAAAATAGAACAGAAGATATTTTCATTGAAAGAGGCTTTGTCGATATCGATAGCATTAGTATTGCGCTTCCAGAAAATATACTCAAAAACGTAACTCCTGAGAAGAAAATCATTGAGAAATCCTTTGGAAAATATGAATTTAAGTCAGAAATAAAAGACGATAAACTATTCACCTACAGAAAATTGGAACTTTTTGAAGGTAGCTATCCAGCCCATAATTATGAAGAGTTTTTCCAATTTAACAACGAGGTAAGCAGTTGTGATCGAGGACGCTTTAATCTCAGCTTCCTCTAACCGAAAGAAAATATTTACCAGATTATGAATTTATAACACCGGCCAAATAGGGCAATTATTGTATATTAGCTCAATGACAGAATACGCAGCGATATTTGACATGGACGGTGTCATCAGTCACACCAACCCTTTCCATGCCGAAGCTTTTAGAGCTTTTTTTAAAAAACATAATCTACAACAGGCTACAGAAGAGGAATTTGAACAGCATATGTATGGCAAGCATAATAGTTATATTATGCAACATTTCTTTAAGCGCCCGATATCTACTGAGGAACTGCGAATGCTTGAATTTGAAAAAGAGCAGCTCTTTAGAGTTATTTACAAGGAGCACGTAGCTCCTTGTAAGGGATTAATTGAGTTTCTAACTGAATTAAAAGAAAAGGGGTTTAAGCTTGCTGTGGCGACATCTGCTCCCCGTGAGAACATGGATTTAATTCTAGATGAATTAAAAATACGCCATCTTTTCTCTTCCACGTTAAGCAGCGAAGATGTAAAATTACATAAACCACATCCTGAGGTTTACCTAAAATCGGCAGAAAATCTTCAAATTTCAACCGATCGCTGTATAGTGTTTGAAGATTCTTTTTCGGGTATTACGGCAGCAAAAAATGCTGAAATGAAAGTTGTTGCCGTACTTTCAACGCACAAAAAAGAAGAGTTGCCTGTAAGCAACGATTATATCAACAATTATACGGAAATATCAGTAGCGCATGTTGAAGCCATTCTAAAGACACAGTAGCTAAAACTTTAGTTCACAATACTCCGGTTGTTGTTGGATGTATAAAAAAAGAGATTCCTTTGAGAATCTCTTTTTTTATACTGCTTCATCCAATTCGGCACAAAACCTCGCGGGCAGCTCATTGGATAAAATTTTATGTGCAGCGATTAATCTCTTTTCAGACCAAACTTTTCTATTTTACTATAGAGGTGACTACGTTGAATATCAAGGTCGTCGGCCGTTTTCGAAACGTTCCAATTATTTTTCTCCAATTTATATTTAATAAATTCCTTTTCAGCATGATCTTTATAATCTTGAAACGAATCAAAGGAGTCCATATCTAACCCATAATTTGTTGTACCTTTTTCATGGGCTACACTGTTTAACGGTTCGCGCGAAGGATTGGCAAAGGCAATGACATCTTTGTCGGTAATAGACTTGTCGCTCAAAATAATTAAACGTTCAATCATATTTCTTAATTCGCGAATATTTCCCGTCCAAGGAAGGTGGCTTAACTCTTTCATGGCTGCTGTAGTGATATCCTTAACGGGAATTCCGTACTCCATACAGATCTCTTCGCAGAAATTAGTAGATAATAAAGGGATATCATCAACGCGATCAACTAATGCAGGTACATGGATCAATATAACAGAAAGACGGTGATATAAATCCATTCTGAAATTACCATCCTCAATTTCTTTCAATAAGTCCTTATTAGTCGCAGCAACCACACGTACATTGACATCAATTTCTTTATCACCCCCCACTCTCGTAATTTTATGTTCCTGTAGCGCTCTTAATACTTTTGCCTGCGCCGAAAGGCTCATATCACCAATCTCATCTAAAAACAATGTTCCGCCACTAGCTTGTTCAAATTTTCCAATACGTTGCTTAATAGCCGATGTAAAAGATCCTTTTTCGTGCCCAAACAGTTCTGATTCAATTAATTCGGAAGGTATTGCCGCGCAGTTGACTTCAATTAATGGGCCTTGTGCGCGATTTGATTTCTCATGTAACCAACGTGCAACCAATTCTTTTCCTGAACCATTCGCTCCAGTAATCAATACGCGAGCCTCAGTTGGTGCAACACGGTCAATTGTTTCTTTAATACGTTTGATAGCCCCAGATTCACCTAATATATCTTTCGTTTTCGAACTGCTAACTTTTCGTTTCAGAACTTTAGTTTCGGTGACTAGGGAACTTTTATCCAATGCATTTCGAACCGTGATCAATAATCTATTTAGGTCCAGTGGCTTTTCTAAAAAGTCAAATGCTCCTTTTTTCGCAGCTTCAACAGCGGTTTCAATCGTACCATGTCCGGAGATCATTATGAAGGGAATATCTGGACTGCTTTGGTGGGCATCCGCCAACACTTCCATCCCATCCATCGTGTTCATCTTGATATCACACAGAACAAGATCTATTTTTTCCTTTTTTAAAATATCTAAACCATCCCGGCCATTGTCGACATCTAAAATCGTATAATCTTCATATTCCAAGATATCACGCAACGAACTTCTGATGGCGCGCTCATCATCAATGATTAAAATCGTACTCATAAATAGAGAATTATGCTATTTTTTCAATTATGAAAATCAATATAAGTTTTTTTTGGCAATTAGCGAAAAAGAAGCAAACCTTGTAAGCCGGGTTCTGTAGACCACCGAAGTGGAATTTCTATCATTTATCTAGATTTGCCATCGCTGACAAACTCAATCAACCTACCCATTACGAATTCCAATACATTGAAAGAAGACGAGCAGCCTTCGATTTTCGCAACCTATTTGGTCTTTCAACACACGAGGTTTACCGTAATGCATGTCACCATACAAGACCGTAAGCTCTTACCTTACGTTTTCACCCTTACTCCGAAAAGCGGTATATTTTCTGTGGCACTTTCTGTCTACTATTTCCATAGCAGCCTTCCCGTTAGGAAGCGTGTCGCTCTATGTTGCCCGGACTTTCCTCTCCTCTCAAACAGAGCAGCGATAGAACCAGTTTGCTTCTGCGCAAAAGTAGCTATTTTACTCGGATAAACCCGAATTTCTTTTCAATTTCGAAAAGTCCATTCATTTTGAATCACAGGCATAAAAATCTACGCAATTACCTTGCGCAGATAAAGAAAGTTTTTGTATTTTCAATCTATCAAAAAAAAGCATGGCTCTCAATAAACTAGCTCTTATACGTTATAAAACGATTGACCATTGTCTTCGTTTACGACATCGGAAATGGACCTTGGAAGATCTTATGGAAAAGGTTTCCGATGCACTTTATGAATTTGAAGGAATCAAAAATGGGATAAGTAAACGCACCATACAAGGTGATATTCAACTCATGCGTAGCAATAAGCTCGGCTACAATGCCCCTATTGTCGTCTCGCACCGCAAATTCTACACCTATGAAGATCCCAACTATAGCATTAGCAATTCACCGATTTCCGTCGGTGACATGCAAAAAATGAAGGAGGCTGTGGAGGTACTTAAGCATGTGAGCGGTTTCTCCAGCTTTGATGAAATGAGCGATATCGTCGCACGACTTGAAGATAGCATCCATACAAAAAAGGACAATTCACCTTCTATTATACAAATGGAAAGCAACAATCTGCTCAAAGGCCTTTCTTTTATCAGTCCACTGCATCAAGCCATTCGTGAAAAAACACCACTCCTGATCAGCTACCAATCGTTCAAAGCAACACAACAGCAGGATATCGTTTTCTCGCCCTATCTCCTAAAAGAATATCGTAACCGATGGTTTCTAATTGGTCACCATAAAAAGAGTGAAGGATTGATGACACTAGCGCTCGATCGGATCAATGCCATTGAGGAAATGGGTAAAAATTCATACAGGGAATATACAGGGGTCGATTTCGAACGTTACTTTTCGGATACCATAGGCGTAACGAAGACACAAAAGGACCGCGGACACCGGGTGATACTGCAAGTCAATGCAAAAAATGCACCTTATGTAGCAACAAAACCCTTACATGCGTCACAGCAGATTTTAGACAAAAAGGAGGATGGTTCAATCTTAATTCGTATCGATGTTGTACTTAACTTTGAACTGGAAAGAGAAATTTTAGGTTTTGGCGAATCCATTAAAGTACTCTCCCCAAGAAATTTACAAACGAGAATAA
The genomic region above belongs to Sphingobacterium zeae and contains:
- a CDS encoding helix-turn-helix transcriptional regulator; this encodes MALNKLALIRYKTIDHCLRLRHRKWTLEDLMEKVSDALYEFEGIKNGISKRTIQGDIQLMRSNKLGYNAPIVVSHRKFYTYEDPNYSISNSPISVGDMQKMKEAVEVLKHVSGFSSFDEMSDIVARLEDSIHTKKDNSPSIIQMESNNLLKGLSFISPLHQAIREKTPLLISYQSFKATQQQDIVFSPYLLKEYRNRWFLIGHHKKSEGLMTLALDRINAIEEMGKNSYREYTGVDFERYFSDTIGVTKTQKDRGHRVILQVNAKNAPYVATKPLHASQQILDKKEDGSILIRIDVVLNFELEREILGFGESIKVLSPRNLQTRIKQRLAAALQLYT
- a CDS encoding sigma-54-dependent transcriptional regulator, translating into MSTILIIDDERAIRSSLRDILEYEDYTILDVDNGRDGLDILKKEKIDLVLCDIKMNTMDGMEVLADAHQSSPDIPFIMISGHGTIETAVEAAKKGAFDFLEKPLDLNRLLITVRNALDKSSLVTETKVLKRKVSSSKTKDILGESGAIKRIKETIDRVAPTEARVLITGANGSGKELVARWLHEKSNRAQGPLIEVNCAAIPSELIESELFGHEKGSFTSAIKQRIGKFEQASGGTLFLDEIGDMSLSAQAKVLRALQEHKITRVGGDKEIDVNVRVVAATNKDLLKEIEDGNFRMDLYHRLSVILIHVPALVDRVDDIPLLSTNFCEEICMEYGIPVKDITTAAMKELSHLPWTGNIRELRNMIERLIILSDKSITDKDVIAFANPSREPLNSVAHEKGTTNYGLDMDSFDSFQDYKDHAEKEFIKYKLEKNNWNVSKTADDLDIQRSHLYSKIEKFGLKRD
- a CDS encoding HAD family hydrolase is translated as MTEYAAIFDMDGVISHTNPFHAEAFRAFFKKHNLQQATEEEFEQHMYGKHNSYIMQHFFKRPISTEELRMLEFEKEQLFRVIYKEHVAPCKGLIEFLTELKEKGFKLAVATSAPRENMDLILDELKIRHLFSSTLSSEDVKLHKPHPEVYLKSAENLQISTDRCIVFEDSFSGITAAKNAEMKVVAVLSTHKKEELPVSNDYINNYTEISVAHVEAILKTQ